Part of the Deltaproteobacteria bacterium genome is shown below.
GGTCGGTGGCGCTCACCGCCTGCCCGTCCAAGTCGACGACGGCACGCAGGGTACGGAAGAACGCCCGCCGGGTGTCCGCTTCGGCCAGCGACGCGTAGCTGCGCCACACTTCTTCGATGGCGGGGGCGGGCCGAACCCCGGATCGGTGGAGCCATGACCCCAGCTGTTTCCCCGCGTCTCGTAAGAACGCTGTGCAGACGAGCGGGAAGACGTATTCGGCACCAGGAAAGCTCAACGCCCGGAGGACGAGGCTGACTTCCCGGCCCAACCCACCACTGCCCACCAGCACCAGGCGCTCGCAGCGCTCGGGATACTGGTAGGCCAGCTGCATCGCGACGCCGCCGCCGAGTGATTGGCCGACAAAGGTCGCGTGCTCATAGCCGAGGGCGTTCAAGAGATCGCGAAGGGCGTTGGCATGAGCGCCGAGCGAGTACTCTCCCCGTGGCTTGTCCGACTTGCCATGGCCGAGGAGGTCGGGAGCAAGGACCGTGAAGCGCTGCGCCAGGGCCGGCATGACGTGCCGCCAGGTTCTTGAGCTGCCGGCCATGCCGTGCACGAGCAGCAGCACGGGGCCGTTGCCGGCGGTGCGGAAGGCGACTCGGTGGCCATGGATCGACAGATGCTGCGGTTTCATCGCGGCCTCCGGCACCACAGTGTCCAGGCCTGCGGTCAGCGGCCGAACACGCTGCGGAAGCGCTCGACGACCGAGGCCGCAGTCGCACGGGCGTCGGCGAGGACGGAATCGGCAGACTGCTTGATGTCGCGCCAGGACTCACCCGCGGCAGCAGCAAGGCGCTTGAGGGTCCGTGCGACCTCGCGCTGGCTTGATTGCAGGACGTCGAGTTGAGCACGAGCCTCCGTGCGCAGCTCGCGAATGCGCGCCCGCGCGTCGGCCTCAATCTTCCGCTCCGCCTTGCGCAAGCCCCGCTGGATCTCGGCGATCGACTTTTCCAGGTGCTTGACGCCTTGGTCGATTTCGCCGTACGCGGCCCGTGCTTCGCGGGACATCGCCGTGCGCGCCCGCTGGGCGGCACTCACCACTTTGAAACGCTTCCGCGGTGCTTTGGTGGACATCATCCGCTCCTTCCATGCAGTCCCTACGCTTTCGTAGGTTACGGCTACGGTTACGTAGCTTACGGTTGCGTAACTTACGCTGGCGGTGTAGGAATGTCAACATGGCGCACCGAAAGAGATCGGCGTCCGGGCTCCGGCTCAGCGCATCGGCGCGGCGCACCCAGCTCGTCGAGATCGCCCGCGGCGTTTTCGCGCAGCGCGGCTACGAAGCCACCTCGGTGGAAGAAATCGCGGCGCGTGCGAAGGTCTCGAAGCCGATCGTCTACGAACACTTCGGCGGCAAGGAGGGCTTGTACGCGGTGCTCGTCGACCGCGAGATGGAGCATGTCGTCACCCGGATCTCCGACGCCATTGCCACGGGCACACCGCGGGAGCGGGTCGAGCGCGCCGCGCTGGCGTTTCTCTCCTACGTGCGAGACCAGTCGGACGGGTTTGTCGTACTGTCGCGTGACGCGCCCCTGACCTTGGCGCGGGGCGGCATGTCGAGTCTCCTTAACGACGTGGCCGAACGCGTGTCCGAGGTCTTCACCACGACTTTCAAGAAAGCCGGATACGATCCGAAGACGGCGCCGATCTACGCCCACGCGCTGGTGGGAATGGTCACGTTCGTCGGACAATGGTGGACGGAAACCCGCAAGCCCCCCATCGAGGAGGTCGCAAGTCACCTTGCTGCGCTGGCCTGGATGGGTCTGCGCCACCTGCCGAAGCGTCCGAAGCTCGCGGTCAAGCCGCAGACGTGACCCCGATCAATCGACTATTCCCGCGTCACGCAACTCCGCGATGCGCTGCGATGAGTAGCCGACATCGCGCAAGATGGCCTCGGTGAACTCGCCCGGCTGCGGGTCGACGTTGCGGATCACGCCGGGCGTTTCGGACATGCGGACCAGGATACCCGTTTGTGCTACGCTGCCGCGCGTCGGATGCGCGACTTCGCGGATCATGGCGCGCTGCCGCAGGTGCGGGTCGGCGGTCAGCTCCGCAATGGAATAGACCGGCGCGACGCACGTGTCGGCGTGCATCAGCAGCGCCACCCACTCGTCTCGGGTCTTGGTGCGGAACGTCTCGCGGAATCGCCGGAACATCTCGGCTCGCTTCTCGCCGTCGGCAAACTGGTGGGGGATGAGGTCCTCCAGGCCGATGAGACGGCAGAGGTTCTGATAGAACCAGGACTCGATCGCGCCCACGCTGAGATACTTCCCGTCCTTGGTCTCGTAAATGTTGTACCAGGGATACTGGCCGGTGAGCAAAGTCGCCCCGCGCGTCGGCTCGACTCCGGTGCTGAGGTACTCGTCGATGGCTACCGACATCATGTTCACGATGCCGTCGGTCGCAGCTACATCGAGAAACTGGCCGTGGCCGGTGCGCTGTCTGGCGACGACGGCCGCCAGGATCGCGATGGCGGCCTGCATACCGCCCC
Proteins encoded:
- a CDS encoding alpha/beta fold hydrolase, which codes for MKPQHLSIHGHRVAFRTAGNGPVLLLVHGMAGSSRTWRHVMPALAQRFTVLAPDLLGHGKSDKPRGEYSLGAHANALRDLLNALGYEHATFVGQSLGGGVAMQLAYQYPERCERLVLVGSGGLGREVSLVLRALSFPGAEYVFPLVCTAFLRDAGKQLGSWLHRSGVRPAPAIEEVWRSYASLAEADTRRAFFRTLRAVVDLDGQAVSATDRLYLASHVPTLIVWGAQDPFIPVSHAVAAHTAMPGSRLVIFDEVGHFPHCEVPERFVEVLVDFIASTKPASLPSNAAIRPAAGAAPLAESSA
- a CDS encoding TetR/AcrR family transcriptional regulator gives rise to the protein MAHRKRSASGLRLSASARRTQLVEIARGVFAQRGYEATSVEEIAARAKVSKPIVYEHFGGKEGLYAVLVDREMEHVVTRISDAIATGTPRERVERAALAFLSYVRDQSDGFVVLSRDAPLTLARGGMSSLLNDVAERVSEVFTTTFKKAGYDPKTAPIYAHALVGMVTFVGQWWTETRKPPIEEVASHLAALAWMGLRHLPKRPKLAVKPQT
- a CDS encoding CoA transferase — protein: MSAALDGIKVVDLTNVGPGAHCIKILADLGADAVRIVEARSVMEKRGRTQWKAPFWAYGMRRNTKVLGLDLKSEPGLEVFRRLAQSADVVMVGLRPAAAERLGVHYNALRILNPRLIYCCLTGYGADGPYRDVVGHDINYQSIGGTVGMTGTQDGPPVIPGATAADSAGGGMQAAIAILAAVVARQRTGHGQFLDVAATDGIVNMMSVAIDEYLSTGVEPTRGATLLTGQYPWYNIYETKDGKYLSVGAIESWFYQNLCRLIGLEDLIPHQFADGEKRAEMFRRFRETFRTKTRDEWVALLMHADTCVAPVYSIAELTADPHLRQRAMIREVAHPTRGSVAQTGILVRMSETPGVIRNVDPQPGEFTEAILRDVGYSSQRIAELRDAGIVD